The Bacillus rossius redtenbacheri isolate Brsri chromosome 5, Brsri_v3, whole genome shotgun sequence region ACTCAAGTGTACTGGTGGTGGCCACAGAACTGTCCCTCCAGCAGAGTGAGAGCCGTGCAGACTGACGATAGACGTCTGTGCTCCTGAGAGACGTCTCAGAGAAGCAGCTAGGGGGACTACACTCAAGTGTATCGGTGGTGGCCACAGAACTGTCCCTCCAGCAGAGTGAGAGCCGTGCAGACTGACGAGAGACGTCTGTGCTCCTGAGAGACGTCTCAGAGAAGCAGCTAGGGGGACTACACTCAAGTGTATCGGTGGTGGCCACAGAACTGTCCCTCAAGCAGAGTGAGAGCCGTGCAGACTGACGAGAGACGTCTGTGCTCCTGAGAGACGTCTCAGAGAAGCAGCTAGGGGGACTACACTCAAGTGTATCGGTGGTGGCCACAGAACTGTCCCTCCAGCAGAGTGAGAGCCGTGCAGACTGACGAGAGACGTCTGTGCTCCTGAGAGACGTCTCAGAGAAGCAGCTAGGGGGACTACACTCAAGTGTATCGGTGGTGGCCACAGAACTGTCCCTCAAGCAGAGTGAGAGCCGTGCAGACTGACGAGAGACGTCTGTGCTCCTGAGAGACGTCTCAGAGAAGCAGCTAGGGGGACTACACTCAAGTGTATCGGTGGTGGCCACAGAACTGTCCCTCAAGCAGAGTGAGAGCCGTGCAGACTGACGATAGACGTCTGTGCTCCTGAGAGACGTCTCAGAGAAGCAGCTAGGGGGACTACACTCAAGTGTATCGGTGGTGGCCACAGAACTGTCCCTCAAGCAGAGTGAGAGCCGTGCAGACTGACGAGAGACGTCTGTGCTCCTGAGAGACGTCTCAGAGAAGCAGCTAGGGGGACTACACTCAAGTGTATCGGTGGTGGCCACAGAACTGTCCCTCAAGCAGAGTGAGAGCCGTGCAGACTGACGAGAGACGTCTGTGCTCCTGAGAGACGTCTCAGAGAAGCAGCTAGGGGGACTACACTCAAGTGTATCGGTGGTGGCCACAGAACTGTCCCTCAAGCAGAGTGAGAGCCGTGCAGACTGACGATAGACGTCTGTGCTCCTGAGAGACGTCTCAGAGAAGCAGCTAGGGGGACTACACTCAAGTGTATCGGTGGTGGCCACAGAACTGTCCCTCAAGCAGAGTGAGAGCCGTGCAGACTGACGAGAGACGTCTGTGCTCCTGAGAGACGTCTCAGAGAAGCAGCTAGGGGGACTACACTCAAGTGTATCGGTGGTGGCCACAGAACTGTCCCTCAAGCAGAGTGAGAGCCGTGCAGACTGACGAGAGACGTCTGTGCTCCTGAGAGACGTCTCAGAGAAGCAGCTAGGGGGACTACACTCAAGTGTATCGGTGGTGGCCACAGAACTGTCCCTCAAGCAGAGTGAGAGCCGTGCAGACTGACGAGAGATGTCTGTGCTCCTGAGAGACGTCTCAGAGAAGCAGCTAGGGGGACTACACTCAAGTGTATCGGTGGTGGCCACAGAACTGTCCCTCAAGCAGAGTGAGAGCCGTGCAGACTGACGATAGACGTCTGTGCTCCTGAGAGACGTCTCAGAGAAGCAGCTAGGGGGACTACACTCAAGTGTATCGGTGGTGGCCACAGAACTGTCCCTCCAGCAGAGTGAGAGCCTGGCAGACTGACGAGAGACGTCTGTGCTCCTGAGAGACGTCTCAGAGAAGCAGCTAGGGGGACTACACTCAAGTGTATCGGTGGTGGCCACAGAACTGTCCCTCAAGCAGAGTGAGAGCCGTGCAGACTGACGAGAGACGTCTGTGCTCCTGAGAGACGTCTCAGAGAAGCAGCTAGGGGGACTACACTCAAGTGTATCGGTGGTGGCCACAGAACTGTCCCTCAAGCAGAGTGAGAGCCGTGCAGACTGACGAGAGATGTCTGTGCTCCTGAGAGACGTCTCAGAGAAGCAGCTAGGGGGACTACACTCAAGTGTATCGGTGGTGGCCACAGAACTGTCCCTCAAGCAGAGTGAGAGCCGTGCAGACTGACGAGAGACGTCTGTGCTCCTGAGAGACGTCTCAGAGAAGCAGCTAGGGGGACTACACTCAAGTGTACTGGTGGTGGCCACAGAACTGTCCCTCCAGCAGAGTGAGAGCCGTGCAGACTGACGAGAGACGTCTGTGCTCCTGAGAGACGTCTCAGAGAAGCAGCTAGGGGGACTACACTCAAGTGTATCGGTGGTGGCCACAGAACTGTCCCTCAAGCAGAGTGAGAGCCGTGCAGACTGACGAGAGACGTCTGTGCTCCTGAGAGACGTCTCAGAGAAGCAGCTAGGGGGACTACACTCAAGTGTATCGGTGGTGGCCACAGAACTGTCCCTCCAGCAGAGTGAGAGCCGTGCAGACTGACGAGAGACGTCTGTGCTCCTGAGAGACGTCTCAGAGAAGCAGCTAGGGGGACTACACTCAAGTGTATCGGTGGTGGCCACAGAACTGTCCCTCCAGCAGAGTGAGAGCCGTGCAGACTGACGAGAGACGTCTGTGCTCCTGAGAGACGTCTCAGAGAAGCAGCTAGGGGGACTACACTCAAGTGTATCGGTGGTGGCCACAGAACTGTCCCTCCAGCAGAGTGAGAGCCGTGCAGACTGACGAGAGACGTCTGTGCTCCTGAGAGACGTCTCAGAGAAGCAGCTAGGGGGACTACACTCAAGTGTATCGGTGGTGGCCACAGAACTGTCCCTCAAGCAGAGTGAGAGCCGTGCAGACTGACGAGAGACGTCTGTGCTCCTGAGAGACGTCTCAGAGAAGCAGCTAGGGGGACTACACTCAAGTGTATCGGTGGTGGCCACAGAACTGTCCCTCCAGCAGAGTGAGAGCCGTGCAGACTGACGAGAGACGTCTGTGCTCCTGAGAGACGTCTCAGAGAAGCAGCTAGGGGGACTACACTCAAGTGTATCGGTGGTGGCCACAGAACTGTCCCTCCAGCAGAGTGAGAGCCGTGCAGACTGACGAGAGACGTCTGTGCTCCTGAGAGACGTCTCAGAGAAGCAGCTAGGGGGACTACACTCAAGTGTATCGGTGGTGGCCACAGAACTGTCCCTCCAGCAGAGTGAGAGCCGTGCAGACTGACGAGAGACGTCTGTGCTCCTGAGAGACGTCTCAGAGAAGCAGCTAGGGGGACTACACTCAAGTGTATCGGTGGTGGCCACAGAACTGTCCCTCAAGCAGAGTGAGAGCCGTGCAGACTGACGAGAGACGTCTGTGCTCCTGAGAGACGTCTCAGAGAAGCAGCTAGGGGGACTACACTCAAGTGTATCGTTGGTGGCCACAGAACTGTCCCTCCAGCAGAGTGAGAGCCGTGCAGACTGACGAGAGACGTCTGTGCTCCTGAGAGACGTCTCAGAGAAGCAGCTAGGGGGACTACACTCAAGTGTATCGGTGGTGGCCACAGAACTGTCCCTCCAGCAGAGTGAGAGCCGTGCAGACTGACGAGAGACGTCTGTGCTCCTGAGAGACGTCTCAGAGAAGCAGCTAGGGGGACTACACTCAAGTGTATCGGTGGTGGCCACAGAACTGTCCCTCCAGGAATGTGCGAGCCGTGGAGACTCATGAGGGAAGCGGCCAGGGGTATCACGCACTCACCGATGCCGCGGCCGTCCTGGTCCAGGGTGGCGGAGCGCGCCAGGCCCGCCAGCATCCAGGCCTGCAGCACCAGAGTGGTCCCCGGGCTCATGTTGGCGCGCGAGGCTCGGAGCACGCACTGCCTTCCCTGGAGACCGCCGCAGCGCCCGGCCGGCCCGGCTTTCTAGCGCCGACCGGTCCACGGGGGGAGCGCGCTTTCGCCGGCCGGGCGGGTCCCgcctgctgctggtgctgctccTGGTGATGGTGCTCCTGGTACTACTGGTGCTGTTCCTGGTTCTACTGGTGGTGGTGCTCCTGGTACTACTGGTGCTGTTCCTGGTTCTACTGGTGGTGGTGCTCCTGGTACTACTGGTGCTGTTCCTGGTTCTACTGGTGGTGGTGCTCCTGGTACTACTGGTGCTGTTCCTGGTTCTACTGGTGGTGGTGCTCCTGGTACTACTGGTGCTGTTCCTGGTTCTACTGGTGGTGGTGCTCCTGGTACTACTGGTGCTGTTCCTGGTTCTACTGGTGGTGGTGCTCCTGGTACTACTGGTGCTGTTCCTGGTTCTACTGGTGGTGGTGCTCCTGGTACTACTGGTGCTGTTCCTGGTTCTACTGGTGGTGGTGCTCCTGGTACTACTGGTGCTGTTCCTGGTTCTACTGGTGGTGGTGCTCCTGGTACTACTGGTGCTGTTCCTGGTTCTACTGGTGGTGGTGCTCCTGGTACTACTGGTGCTG contains the following coding sequences:
- the LOC134532328 gene encoding uncharacterized protein LOC134532328: MVLLVLLVLFLVLLVVVLLVLLVLFLVLLVVVLLVLLVLFLVLLVVVLLVLLVLFLVLLVVVLLVLLVLFLVLLVVVLLVLLVLFLVLLVVVLLVLLVLFLVLLVVVLLVLLVLFLVLLVVVLLVLLVLFLVLLVVVLLVLLVLFLVLLVVVLLVLLVLFLVLLVVVLLVLLVLFLVLLVVVLLVLLVLFLVLLVVVLLVLLVLFLVLLVVVLLVLLVLFLVLLVVVLLVLLVLFLVLLVVVLLVLLVLFLVLLVVVLLVLLVLFLVLLVVVLLVLLVVVLLIWLLFVFLVMLLLGLYRVHEHSGDDDDDDKD